A genomic segment from Spongiibacter sp. IMCC21906 encodes:
- the queE gene encoding 7-carboxy-7-deazaguanine synthase QueE, producing MSATTSLRITEIFYSLQGESRSLGLPTVFVRLTGCPLRCHYCDTEYAFHGGERKTLADIMAIVASFSPRYVCVTGGEPLAQPNCLVLLQALCDEGYEVSLETSGAMPVADVDPRVSKVMDLKTPASGEQHRNLIENLAFLGSNDQLKFVLCDRQDYDWARFEIERHGLVGKVGEVLFSPSFGQLNATDLADWIVADNLPVRFQMQLHKLLWNDAAGH from the coding sequence ATGAGCGCTACTACCTCGCTTCGTATTACCGAAATTTTCTATTCCCTACAGGGTGAGTCTCGCAGTCTGGGCTTGCCTACGGTATTTGTGCGCCTGACCGGCTGCCCCCTGCGTTGTCATTACTGCGACACTGAATACGCTTTTCACGGCGGCGAGCGTAAAACGCTGGCGGATATCATGGCCATTGTCGCCTCATTTTCGCCCCGCTATGTTTGCGTTACCGGTGGTGAACCCCTTGCCCAGCCGAATTGCCTTGTCTTGTTGCAGGCGCTTTGTGACGAAGGCTATGAAGTCTCTTTAGAAACCAGCGGCGCCATGCCAGTTGCTGATGTGGACCCGCGGGTGTCAAAGGTGATGGACTTAAAGACCCCCGCGTCGGGCGAGCAACACCGCAATTTAATAGAAAATTTGGCTTTTTTGGGCAGTAACGACCAACTCAAATTTGTACTTTGTGACCGACAAGATTATGACTGGGCGCGGTTTGAGATTGAGCGTCACGGTTTGGTGGGCAAAGTGGGTGAGGTCTTGTTCTCTCCCAGTTTTGGCCAATTAAATGCGACCGACCTGGCTGATTGGATCGTTGCAGATAATTTGCCGGTGCGCTTTCAGATGCAGTTGCACAAATTGCTCTGGAATGATGCCGCTGGTCACTAA
- the ybgF gene encoding tol-pal system protein YbgF, with the protein MHFKELSLLLSFVVLPGLAVAQAPVVDIGSGGRQQANSQQSMQGELYQQLQQLRQEMMQLRGTIEEQGHQIRQLKQQSLDRYIDLDRRISGAGANTVPASEAEDTMLDGDAVANSGDAGMAAAGAGAQVGAVAGTGGRSGGDSPTSASTGAAASGSRVAGEVAEPADTSSTGDPSSDYAKAYGLVRDRKFDEAIVAFNEYVAKYPDERYTPNAWYWLGELYLAVKPQNLQASTQAFQKLLADFPNSGKIPAAMYKLATVYFLNDQKQKSKELLTHVIDRYSNTGNSAVQKSREFLRKNF; encoded by the coding sequence ATGCATTTTAAAGAACTTTCTCTTTTATTGAGCTTTGTTGTGTTACCTGGTTTGGCTGTGGCCCAAGCGCCGGTAGTGGATATCGGTAGCGGTGGTCGTCAACAGGCAAATAGCCAGCAAAGCATGCAGGGTGAGTTGTACCAACAGTTGCAACAACTTCGTCAGGAGATGATGCAGCTGCGAGGTACCATTGAAGAGCAAGGGCATCAGATCCGCCAACTCAAACAACAAAGTCTAGATCGCTATATTGATCTGGACCGTCGTATTAGTGGAGCAGGGGCAAACACCGTGCCCGCTAGCGAAGCAGAAGACACCATGCTTGACGGTGACGCTGTGGCAAACAGCGGCGATGCCGGAATGGCTGCAGCAGGTGCCGGAGCCCAAGTTGGTGCTGTTGCAGGCACTGGGGGACGCTCGGGAGGTGACTCGCCAACATCTGCATCCACTGGGGCCGCCGCTAGCGGCAGCCGTGTAGCGGGTGAGGTGGCCGAGCCTGCGGATACCAGTAGCACCGGTGATCCATCCAGTGATTACGCAAAAGCCTATGGCTTGGTGAGAGACCGCAAGTTTGATGAGGCGATTGTCGCCTTTAATGAATATGTCGCTAAATACCCTGACGAGCGCTATACCCCAAATGCTTGGTACTGGTTGGGTGAGCTGTATCTTGCCGTAAAACCCCAAAATTTGCAGGCTTCAACCCAGGCCTTCCAAAAGCTGCTGGCAGACTTTCCCAATAGCGGCAAAATTCCGGCGGCAATGTATAAGCTGGCAACGGTTTATTTTCTTAATGATCAAAAACAGAAATCTAAAGAGCTGTTAACCCACGTCATTGATCGTTATAGCAACACTGGAAACTCCGCAGTACAAAAGTCTCGGGAGTTTCTACGCAAGAATTTCTGA
- a CDS encoding OmpA family protein produces the protein MKYQSKMFFGVALLSALLAGCASTDTDSSGQAGDDGMSTYVDKKTDTASSYQAEVDPASLETVFYFDFDQANLDASTRADLDAQIARLKKSTGPIRLEGHADERGTREYNIALGERRANAIADYMAINGIPRYRIETVSYGEERPAAFGQSDSSYAKNRRVELK, from the coding sequence ATGAAATACCAAAGTAAAATGTTTTTCGGCGTTGCGTTACTGAGCGCATTGTTAGCCGGTTGTGCATCTACCGATACCGATAGCAGTGGTCAAGCTGGTGATGATGGCATGAGCACCTACGTCGACAAAAAAACCGATACCGCTTCTAGCTATCAAGCAGAGGTAGATCCAGCCAGTTTGGAAACGGTTTTCTATTTTGATTTTGACCAAGCTAACTTAGACGCTAGCACCCGTGCTGATTTGGACGCGCAAATTGCACGTCTGAAAAAATCAACAGGTCCTATCCGTCTAGAAGGTCATGCAGACGAGCGTGGTACTCGCGAGTACAACATAGCACTGGGCGAGCGTCGTGCTAACGCAATTGCTGATTACATGGCAATTAACGGCATTCCTCGCTACCGTATAGAAACAGTAAGCTACGGTGAAGAGCGTCCGGCAGCATTCGGTCAATCCGATTCTTCCTACGCGAAAAACCGTCGTGTTGAACTTAAGTAA